A stretch of Microtus pennsylvanicus isolate mMicPen1 chromosome 5, mMicPen1.hap1, whole genome shotgun sequence DNA encodes these proteins:
- the LOC142851182 gene encoding interferon-induced protein with tetratricopeptide repeats 2-like → MSTTIEKSLESRLQQLKCHFTWNLKEREETVDEFENRVFNKVEFQNSECKATMRNIQAYINHLRGQNEAALKCLEDAERFIQQQYPDQVEIRSLVTWGNYAWVYSHTGQLSKAQAYLDKVRGVCEKFSSPYRIESPELDCEEGWARLKCTHNQNERVKVCFEKALEKDPKNPEFTSGWAMACYRLDYWPAQQDSIGSLKQAIRLSPDHPYLKVLRALKLEGVPKTQGQKLVEEALRKASGATDVLLSAAKFYYKTNDRVRAMQLLTKALEYLPNNAYVNYYIGCCYRSKVLEIFHRRETAFNENQKKFEELTKQAIKYLRKAEKTKEMLKNSCSYLARLYTMANQYEEANYYFQKEFKKDLSPGLKQLLHLQYGNFQLFQMKCEEKAIHHFMEGVKIRRKTETKGKMISKLQEIALRRLSENEFDSEALYILVFLRELHEEGKQAAKEAERVLDAEKAAPSASLHENGDQ, encoded by the exons ATGAG CACAACCATAGAGAAATCCTTGGAGAGCAGGCTCCAGCAGCTAAAATGCCATTTCACCTGGaacttgaaagagagagaggagaccgTGGATGAGTTTGAGAACAGGGTGTTTAACAAGGTTGAATTTCAGAACAGTGAGTGTAAAGCCACGATGCGCAACATCCAGGCCTATATCAACCACCTCAGAGGCCAAAACGAGGCAGCGCTGAAGTGTTTAGAGGATGCTGAACGTTTCATTCAGCAACAGTATCCTGACCAAGTAGAAATCAGAAGTCTGGTCACCTGGGGAAACTACGCTTGGGTTTACAGTCACACGGGCCAACTCTCAAAAGCACAGGCTTATCTTGATAAGGTGAGAGGGGTCTGTGAGAAGTTTTCCAGTCCCTATAGGATCGAGAGTCCTGAGCTTGACTGTGAGGAAGGGTGGGCCCGATTAAAGTGCACCCATAACCAAAATGAGAGAGTGAAGGTGTGTTTTGAGAAGGCTCTGGAAAAGGACCCAAAGAACCCAGAATTCACCTCTGGATGGGCCATGGCATGCTACCGTCTGGACTACTGGCCAGCACAGCAGGACTCTATTGGTTCCTTGAAACAAGCTATTAGATTATCTCCTGACCACCCTTATCTTAAGGTCCTCAGGGCACTGAAGCTTGAGGGAGTGCCTAAAACCCAAGGACAGAAACTAGTTGAAGAAGCCTTAAGGAAAGCTTCAGGTGCGACAGATGTGCTGCTCAGTGCAGCCAAGTTTTATTACAAGACAAATGACAGGGTCAGAGCTATGCAGCTGCTTACAAAGGCTTTAGAATACCTGCCAAACAATGCCTATGTGAATTACTATATTGGGTGCTGCTACAGGTCAAAAGTCCTTGAAATAtttcatagaagagaaactgcaTTTAATGAGAATCAAAAGAAGTTTGAGGAACTAACAAAACAGGCGATTAAATATTTAAGGAAAGCAGAGAAGACCAAGGAGATGCTGAAAAATTCCTGTAGCTACCTAGCTAGGCTTTATACCATGGCAAACCAGTATGAAGAAGCCAATTATTACTTCCAGAAGGAATTCAAGAAGGATCTCAGTCCAGGCCTTAAACAGTTGCTCCACCTACAGTATGGCAATTTCCAGTTGTTTCAAATGAAGTGTGAAGAAAAGGCCATCCATCATTTTATGGAGGGTGTGAAAATAAGGCGGAAGACGGAGACTAAAGGAAAAATGATAAGCAAACTTCAAGAAATTGCCCTAAGGCGACTTTCTGAAAATGAATTTGATTCTGAGGCCTTGTACATCTTGGTGTTTCTTCGGGAGTTGCATGAAGAAGGCAAGCAAGCTgctaaagaagctgagagggtgCTGGATGCTGAGAAGGCTGCTCCTTCAGCATCTTTGCATGAAAATGGGGACCAGTAG
- the Ifit3 gene encoding interferon-induced protein with tetratricopeptide repeats 3 isoform X1, translated as MSEDTRNSLEKILPQLKCHFTWNLFREGTISTHMEDRVYNQIEFLNSEHKATMYNLLAYIKHLDGENEAALECLGQAEDLLKPNQDDQAEMRCLVTWGNYAWVYYHMGRLSEAQAYVDKVKHVCKKFANPYSMECPELECEEGWTRLKCGRNERAKMCFEKALEEKPSDPECSSGLAIAMYHLEENPEKQFSVDALKQAMELNSKNQYVKALLALKLQRMGEEAEGKQLIEDALRKVPNQTDVLQKAVQFFRRKGNLDRAIELLVTALRSTAHNSPLYCSVMAHYRMKLEQLQNRGDAETSESKEIMEELRRLMMEYMHQALQRRRSPLNSYSDLIDFQEVEQYYQLVFSKESPPAEEEQLYQRYCDLQEDHRKSADLAALKDFLQSQRNEKSIEKEEVMDQAEAADENLQQQNALDLGLSRE; from the exons ATGAG TGAGGACACCAGGAACTCTCTGGAAAAAATCCTTCCACAGCTGAAGTGTCATTTCACCTGGAACTTATTCAGGGAAGGAACTATCTCAACTCATATGGAAGATAGAGTGTATAACCAGATTGAATTTTTAAACTCTGAGCACAAAGCGACAATGTACAACTTGCTGGCATATATAAAACATCTAGATGGTGAAAACGAGGCAGCCCTGGAGTGCTTAGGGCAAGCTGAAGACTTACTGAAGCCAAACCAGGATGATCAAGCAGAAATGAGATGTCTGGTCACCTGGGGAAACTATGCTTGGGTCTACTATCACATGGGCCGGCTCTCAGAAGCCCAAGCTTATGTTGACAAGGTGAAACATGTGTGCAAGAAGTTTGCAAATCCTTACAGCATGGAATGTCCGGAACTCGAGTGTGAGGAAGGATGGACACGCCTAAAGTGTGGAAGGAATGAAAGAGCCAAAATGTGTTTCGAAAAggctctggaagagaagcctAGTGATCCAGAGTGCTCCTCTGGACTTGCGATTGCCATGTACCATCTAGAAGAAAACCCGGAGAAGCAGTTCTCTGTTGATGCTCTGAAGCAGGCCATGGAGCTGAATTCTAAGAACCAGTATGTCAAAGCTCTCTTGGCCCTGAAATTGCAGAGGATGGGAGAAGAAGCTGAAGGGAAGCAATTGATTGAAGATGCCCTGAGAAAGGTTCCTAATCAAACAGATGTCCTGCAAAAGGCAGTCCAGTTTTTCAGGAGAAAGGGTAACCTAGACAGAGCTATCGAACTCCTTGTAACAGCACTAAGATCCACCGCACACAACAGTCCCCTCTACTGCTCGGTCATGGCCCATTACAGGATGAAACTGGAGCAATTGCAGAACAGAGGAGATGCTGAAACCAGTGAGAGCAAGGAGATAATGGAGGAACTGAGAAGACTGATGATGGAGTACATGCATCAGGCTCTTCAGAGGAGGCGAAGTCCTCTGAACTCCTACTCAGATCTCATCGATTTCCAGGAAGTAGAACAATACTATCAGTTGGTCTTCAGCAAGGAGAGTCCTCCTGCTGAGGAAGAGCAGCTTTACCAGCGCTATTGCGACCTCCAGGAGGATCACCGGAAGTCTGCAGACCTCGCTGCTCTGAAAGATTTCCTGCAgtctcagagaaatgaaaaatccattgAGAAGGAAGAGGTGATGGACCAAGCAGAGGCCGCAGATGAAAACTTGCAACAGCAAAACGCACTGGACCTTGGCCTCTCCAGGGAATAA
- the LOC142851412 gene encoding antiviral innate immune response effector IFIT1-like, translating to MVKETLTVVVSGVEESIENAGVDQVKENLLQLSCHFTWSLLFEDADIPDLEMRISEEVEFLDIMSPVRMHNLLAYVRHRKGQNEEALQSLREAEALIQEEPLDKKMLVTWGNCAWVHYHMGSLAEAQSYLDKVENTCKEFGSPFRYRMECAEMDCEEGWALLKCGGRNYRRAIECFAKALEAEPENPEYSIGYAVAAYREDNDDNNVSLEPLRKAVMLNPADPYIKVYLALKLQSVGENDEAERHIEEALSSTSCQTYVFRYAAKYYRREGCIDKALQLLHKALQTSPNSSYLHFQIGLCYKQQMIQLKTSRNTLSKRLGSMQQLAQLAICEFQKTVELCPTFEMAYVCMAEVQAEIRQYEEAEANFQIALNMQNLRGHIKQDIHFRYGRYQLFHQNSEDNAITHYLKGLKIEETSYAQKKLLIALEKVAERRVKQNVRPVESTSLLGLVHKLKGNLLEALLYYEKALRLTGEMNPEF from the exons ATGGTCAAGGAGACTCTGACAGTTGTAGTAAGTGGAGTTGAGGAATCGAT agagaatgctggtgtTGATCAAGTCAAGGAGAATCTCCTTCAGCTGAGCTGTCACTTCACGTGGAGCTTGCTGTTTGAAGACGCTGACATACCTGATTTGGAAATGAGAATCTCGGAGGAGGTCGAGTTCCTAGATATCATGAGCCCAGTGAGGATGCAcaacctcctggcctacgtgagACACCGGAAAGGCCAGAATGAGGAAGCCCTGCAGAGCCTGAGAGAAGCAGAAGCCTTGATCCAGGAAGAGCCATTGGACAAGAAAATGCTGGTGACCTGGGGCAACTGTGCCTGGGTGCATTACCACATGGGCAGCTTGGCAGAAGCCCAGAGCTACCTGGACAAGGTGGAGAATACTTGCAAGGAATTTGGAAGTCCCTTCCGCTACAGGATGGAGTGTGCTGAGATGGACTGTGAGGAAGGCTGGGCCTTGCTGAAGTGTGGAGGACGGAATTATAGACGAGCCATAGAATGCTTTGCAAAAGCTCTGGAAGCTGAGCCTGAAAACCCCGAATACAGCATTGGCTATGCTGTTGCTGCCTATCGTGAAGACAATGATGACAATAATGTGTCTCTGGAACCCCTGAGGAAGGCTGTCATGTTAAATCCAGCAGATCCATATATTAAAGTTTATCTTGCCCTGAAACTTCAGAGTGTAGGAGAAAATGATGAAGCAGAAAGACACATTGAAGAAGCCCTCAGCAGCACATCCTGTCAAACCTATGTCTTTCGTTATGCAGCTAAGTATTACCGAAGGGAAGGCTGCATAGACAAAGCTCTCCAACTCCTACACAAGGCCTTGCAAACATCACCTAACTCTAGCTACCTACATTTCCAAATAGGGCTCTGTTACAAGCAACAAATGATCCAACTGAAAACatccagaaacacactgtccaAAAGGCTGGGCAGCATGCAGCAATTGGCACAACTGGCCATATGTGAATTTCAGAAGACTGTCGAACTGTGCCCCACGTTTGAGATGGCTTACGTTTGCATGGCTGAAGTGCAGGCAGAAATTCGCCAATatgaagaagctgaggcaaaTTTCCAGATAGCGCTGAACATGCAGAACCTTAGGGGGCACATAAAGCAGGATATTCATTTCCGCTATGGCCGTTACCAGCTATTTCATCAAAATTCAGAAGACAATGCGATCACCCACTACTTAAAAGGTCTAAAAATAGAAGAAACGTCCTATGCCCAGAAGAAACTCCTCATAGCTTTGGAGAAAGTGGCTGAAAGACGGGTTAAGCAGAATGTTCGACCTGTGGAGAGCACCAGCCTTCTTGGGTTAGTCCACAAGCTGAAAGGGAACTTGCTTGAGGCCCTGCTGTACTACGAGAAGGCTCTGAGGCTCACTGGGGAGATGAACCCTGAGTTCTGA
- the Ifit3 gene encoding interferon-induced protein with tetratricopeptide repeats 3 isoform X2, with protein sequence MEDRVYNQIEFLNSEHKATMYNLLAYIKHLDGENEAALECLGQAEDLLKPNQDDQAEMRCLVTWGNYAWVYYHMGRLSEAQAYVDKVKHVCKKFANPYSMECPELECEEGWTRLKCGRNERAKMCFEKALEEKPSDPECSSGLAIAMYHLEENPEKQFSVDALKQAMELNSKNQYVKALLALKLQRMGEEAEGKQLIEDALRKVPNQTDVLQKAVQFFRRKGNLDRAIELLVTALRSTAHNSPLYCSVMAHYRMKLEQLQNRGDAETSESKEIMEELRRLMMEYMHQALQRRRSPLNSYSDLIDFQEVEQYYQLVFSKESPPAEEEQLYQRYCDLQEDHRKSADLAALKDFLQSQRNEKSIEKEEVMDQAEAADENLQQQNALDLGLSRE encoded by the coding sequence ATGGAAGATAGAGTGTATAACCAGATTGAATTTTTAAACTCTGAGCACAAAGCGACAATGTACAACTTGCTGGCATATATAAAACATCTAGATGGTGAAAACGAGGCAGCCCTGGAGTGCTTAGGGCAAGCTGAAGACTTACTGAAGCCAAACCAGGATGATCAAGCAGAAATGAGATGTCTGGTCACCTGGGGAAACTATGCTTGGGTCTACTATCACATGGGCCGGCTCTCAGAAGCCCAAGCTTATGTTGACAAGGTGAAACATGTGTGCAAGAAGTTTGCAAATCCTTACAGCATGGAATGTCCGGAACTCGAGTGTGAGGAAGGATGGACACGCCTAAAGTGTGGAAGGAATGAAAGAGCCAAAATGTGTTTCGAAAAggctctggaagagaagcctAGTGATCCAGAGTGCTCCTCTGGACTTGCGATTGCCATGTACCATCTAGAAGAAAACCCGGAGAAGCAGTTCTCTGTTGATGCTCTGAAGCAGGCCATGGAGCTGAATTCTAAGAACCAGTATGTCAAAGCTCTCTTGGCCCTGAAATTGCAGAGGATGGGAGAAGAAGCTGAAGGGAAGCAATTGATTGAAGATGCCCTGAGAAAGGTTCCTAATCAAACAGATGTCCTGCAAAAGGCAGTCCAGTTTTTCAGGAGAAAGGGTAACCTAGACAGAGCTATCGAACTCCTTGTAACAGCACTAAGATCCACCGCACACAACAGTCCCCTCTACTGCTCGGTCATGGCCCATTACAGGATGAAACTGGAGCAATTGCAGAACAGAGGAGATGCTGAAACCAGTGAGAGCAAGGAGATAATGGAGGAACTGAGAAGACTGATGATGGAGTACATGCATCAGGCTCTTCAGAGGAGGCGAAGTCCTCTGAACTCCTACTCAGATCTCATCGATTTCCAGGAAGTAGAACAATACTATCAGTTGGTCTTCAGCAAGGAGAGTCCTCCTGCTGAGGAAGAGCAGCTTTACCAGCGCTATTGCGACCTCCAGGAGGATCACCGGAAGTCTGCAGACCTCGCTGCTCTGAAAGATTTCCTGCAgtctcagagaaatgaaaaatccattgAGAAGGAAGAGGTGATGGACCAAGCAGAGGCCGCAGATGAAAACTTGCAACAGCAAAACGCACTGGACCTTGGCCTCTCCAGGGAATAA